The proteins below are encoded in one region of Parvicella tangerina:
- a CDS encoding glycoside hydrolase family 25 protein, translated as MKSLLRWFIAISFGVSLIALIGYLLVVYGVIRMNYPSKIIYPVQGIDVSHHQGEIDFEQVKMDGWDFVIMKSTEGGDWKDTRFNSYYKDARKAGLTVGVYHYYSFCTDPIVQVNHFIDVVGDLKGDLPPAIDLEFDNNCNTSIPVQKFRANFKLFLDRLLEHYNVYPIIYCNEAFYEKYLNVKDFEKCLFWVRNIISQPDLAGRMWDFWQYTAKGSVPGINGAVDLNAFSGRRFQFEELILN; from the coding sequence ATGAAGTCGCTCCTGCGGTGGTTCATTGCGATTTCTTTCGGGGTTAGCCTGATTGCATTGATCGGTTATTTGTTAGTGGTTTATGGTGTTATTCGAATGAATTATCCAAGTAAGATCATTTACCCCGTTCAAGGTATTGATGTATCACATCATCAAGGTGAGATTGATTTTGAGCAAGTGAAGATGGATGGCTGGGATTTTGTGATTATGAAGTCTACAGAGGGAGGAGACTGGAAAGATACTCGTTTTAATTCATATTACAAGGATGCAAGAAAAGCAGGGTTGACGGTCGGAGTGTATCACTATTACAGTTTTTGCACGGATCCAATTGTTCAGGTGAATCATTTTATCGATGTAGTCGGGGATCTTAAGGGAGACTTACCTCCAGCGATTGATCTTGAGTTTGATAACAACTGCAATACTTCAATTCCTGTGCAGAAGTTTCGTGCCAATTTCAAATTGTTTTTAGATAGATTGCTTGAACATTATAACGTCTATCCAATTATTTACTGCAACGAGGCTTTCTATGAGAAATACTTGAACGTAAAGGATTTTGAAAAATGCTTGTTTTGGGTCAGAAATATTATTAGCCAACCTGATCTTGCGGGAAGAATGTGGGATTTCTGGCAATATACTGCCAAGGGTAGTGTGCCAGGAATTAATGGGGCGGTTGATTTGAATGCGTTTAGTGGTAGACGCTTTCAATTTGAAGAGTTAATTCTCAACTAA
- a CDS encoding T9SS type A sorting domain-containing protein: MKKISTLLLVCAIGTAQAQITDTYEVWFNDTVAYIDAKTSSYSGIGINQTNAGGGYGYAGYAQLFEAPDTVNIEGVCFYGVMDSGSNFSAAVKMYDGSSGSPGAVIAATTHVIPYFGSGYTGAMNDPSILQCAMFTTPVQWEGDYFLGIENFTSSDMYIARSADGDGAGEGLSYTYYKGVSDPSFDGWYDMFSFGAGWDFDLIIRPVVSYRSQSMVTYDTTVCLGDTFRLAFEYHLDDSLMHNKFYNPNYATYNGYSVSHQFDYGDMTGLTSDTFHLYTGGGFKGVEHMFSATVSSWGTTSFDSTCSRVVEVVDPYFDIADQSSCSGDSVYFVADQGYDSYLWNDLSSNDSLLIETSGMSNGDYTYYVDYELNGCFSSDTMTLSIGDLLVNLGGDTTLCLNQEVVLTAGVYDGYNWNTGQTTETIQVGPFISPGSEEIILTATQGNCSGADTVLITVDNCLGVESLQSNEVDLYPNPSNGYFHVKSTSRIKTVDVIALSGKVVKTVIMSDQHILDITDVADGVYLLEMETEAGMLYKKVRVIRWNSW; the protein is encoded by the coding sequence ATGAAAAAAATATCAACACTTCTTTTAGTTTGTGCTATTGGTACAGCACAGGCACAAATTACGGATACCTACGAAGTTTGGTTTAACGATACGGTTGCCTATATCGATGCAAAGACTTCTTCCTATTCTGGAATTGGTATCAATCAGACCAACGCAGGAGGTGGTTACGGTTATGCAGGTTACGCGCAGTTGTTTGAAGCCCCAGATACGGTGAATATTGAAGGTGTTTGCTTCTACGGAGTAATGGATTCTGGAAGTAATTTCTCAGCTGCTGTTAAAATGTATGATGGTTCAAGTGGCTCTCCTGGAGCCGTGATTGCCGCAACAACACATGTGATTCCTTATTTTGGTTCGGGTTATACTGGAGCAATGAATGATCCTTCTATACTACAATGCGCTATGTTTACTACTCCTGTGCAATGGGAGGGAGACTATTTCTTAGGTATTGAGAATTTCACCTCTTCGGATATGTATATTGCGAGAAGTGCAGATGGAGACGGTGCTGGAGAGGGACTGTCATATACTTATTACAAAGGGGTTTCTGATCCTTCTTTTGATGGTTGGTATGATATGTTTTCGTTTGGCGCAGGTTGGGATTTTGATTTGATTATCAGGCCAGTTGTAAGCTATCGCTCACAAAGTATGGTGACTTATGATACTACCGTATGTTTAGGTGATACGTTCAGATTAGCGTTTGAATACCATCTGGATGATTCTTTAATGCACAACAAATTCTATAACCCTAACTATGCTACCTATAATGGCTATTCTGTCTCGCATCAATTTGATTATGGAGATATGACAGGCCTAACATCAGATACATTTCATCTGTATACAGGTGGCGGTTTCAAAGGGGTTGAACATATGTTTAGTGCCACAGTTTCGTCATGGGGGACAACCTCGTTTGACTCTACCTGTTCAAGAGTTGTAGAAGTGGTAGATCCATACTTTGATATAGCGGATCAATCAAGCTGCAGTGGAGATTCAGTTTATTTTGTTGCTGATCAAGGGTACGATAGCTACTTGTGGAATGATCTTTCATCAAATGACTCACTGCTCATCGAAACAAGTGGTATGTCAAATGGAGACTATACTTATTACGTAGATTATGAACTTAATGGATGTTTTTCTTCAGACACCATGACGCTTTCTATTGGGGATTTATTGGTCAATCTTGGAGGCGATACTACCTTGTGTTTAAATCAAGAGGTGGTGTTAACTGCAGGCGTCTATGATGGCTATAACTGGAATACAGGACAGACTACAGAAACGATACAGGTGGGGCCATTTATTAGCCCAGGTTCTGAAGAAATCATTCTTACGGCAACGCAAGGAAACTGTTCGGGGGCTGACACGGTGTTGATAACAGTCGATAATTGTCTAGGTGTTGAGAGCCTTCAATCGAATGAAGTAGATCTTTATCCGAACCCTTCTAATGGGTATTTTCATGTGAAATCAACTTCGCGAATTAAAACAGTAGATGTAATCGCTTTATCGGGTAAAGTAGTTAAGACGGTTATCATGTCAGATCAGCATATTTTAGACATAACAGATGTAGCAGATGGCGTTTATTTACTGGAGATGGAGACAGAGGCGGGAATGTTGTATAAAAAAGTTCGTGTTATTCGATGGAATAGTTGGTAA
- a CDS encoding DUF4295 domain-containing protein yields MAKKVVASLQKGGGKNHTKVIKMVKSPKTGAYAFKEEIVTNDKVKEWLANN; encoded by the coding sequence ATGGCAAAGAAAGTAGTAGCATCGTTACAGAAAGGTGGTGGTAAGAACCACACGAAAGTGATTAAAATGGTAAAATCTCCAAAAACAGGAGCGTATGCTTTTAAAGAGGAGATCGTTACAAATGATAAAGTAAAAGAGTGGTTGGCAAACAACTAA
- a CDS encoding mechanosensitive ion channel, with the protein MESILSYSYFFEVVFKLGLILGVYLILWRFVLPFVKNQRWHDRIKFYLPVLRNTLLVLLVIEMVVVLGERSPFLVVSVLAITIATLWGYVTNALLGIFFKLQRGDLKGQGIRFDDYAGKVIEMKNTKMEVETEKGEILQVPYSKIVNNVEIRPSAAKHLKSCTVVIEVKEKAFKMLQKEVLNVVGNLPYVVDSVLPKIEVVDQSKEFYSCKVVVYTNDDKFVPLIKAKLLKLSRG; encoded by the coding sequence ATGGAGAGTATTCTTTCATATTCATATTTTTTTGAGGTAGTCTTCAAGCTAGGATTGATCCTTGGGGTGTATTTGATTCTTTGGAGGTTTGTATTGCCATTTGTTAAAAACCAGCGTTGGCACGATCGCATCAAGTTCTATCTGCCTGTATTGAGGAACACCTTATTGGTGCTTTTAGTGATAGAGATGGTTGTTGTTTTGGGAGAGCGATCACCGTTTTTGGTTGTCTCAGTGCTGGCTATCACGATAGCTACGCTTTGGGGATATGTAACGAATGCTTTACTCGGAATCTTCTTTAAATTACAAAGAGGAGACCTTAAGGGGCAAGGAATTAGATTTGATGATTATGCAGGAAAGGTAATCGAAATGAAGAATACGAAAATGGAGGTTGAAACGGAGAAAGGGGAAATCCTACAGGTGCCTTACTCAAAAATCGTAAATAACGTTGAAATAAGGCCTTCTGCAGCAAAACACCTGAAATCATGTACGGTTGTGATAGAAGTTAAGGAAAAGGCGTTTAAAATGCTTCAAAAAGAAGTCTTAAACGTGGTAGGTAATTTACCTTATGTGGTTGATAGTGTTTTGCCTAAAATTGAAGTGGTTGACCAGAGCAAAGAGTTTTACTCCTGTAAAGTTGTTGTTTATACGAATGATGATAAGTTTGTTCCGCTCATCAAGGCAAAATTGCTAAAACTAAGTAGAGGCTAA
- a CDS encoding TrmH family RNA methyltransferase produces MSKSYSVLDQNEDVSFSLRPEGDALVAVLENPNYIRNIGTVIRNVNALGVDALLVVDNLNRLDADISELRQRKSLLKYSNGAVKWTNVKRFETVEQCFSFLEEHQFVSVGTSPHHICNKQVKLSDSKLAHQRLAIWFGEESKGLSEEVAEGCEYCLTIEMKGRVESLNLSTTTGIVLHEAVRQRSKQAG; encoded by the coding sequence ATGAGCAAAAGCTATAGTGTACTGGATCAAAATGAGGATGTGTCATTTAGCCTAAGGCCTGAGGGTGACGCACTTGTGGCCGTGCTAGAAAACCCTAACTACATTCGTAATATTGGTACGGTTATCCGAAATGTTAATGCATTAGGTGTCGATGCCTTATTGGTTGTTGATAACTTGAACAGGCTGGATGCGGATATTTCTGAATTGCGTCAGCGTAAGTCTTTGCTGAAGTATTCCAATGGAGCTGTAAAGTGGACTAATGTTAAACGTTTCGAAACGGTTGAACAGTGTTTTTCTTTTCTTGAAGAGCATCAATTTGTGTCAGTTGGCACCTCCCCTCATCACATATGTAATAAACAAGTTAAGCTATCAGATAGTAAGTTAGCCCATCAAAGGTTGGCGATTTGGTTTGGAGAGGAGTCAAAAGGGTTGAGTGAGGAGGTGGCTGAAGGGTGCGAATACTGTTTGACTATTGAAATGAAAGGTAGGGTAGAGAGTTTAAATCTGTCGACCACAACTGGTATTGTGCTTCATGAAGCAGTTAGACAAAGAAGTAAGCAAGCCGGCTAA
- the rpmG gene encoding 50S ribosomal protein L33 gives MAKSKGSRIQVILECTEHKESGMPGTSRYITTKNRKNTPDRMELRKYNPILKKYTVHKEIK, from the coding sequence ATGGCAAAGAGTAAAGGAAGCAGAATTCAGGTAATTCTTGAATGTACTGAACACAAGGAGTCAGGTATGCCAGGGACTTCTAGATATATTACAACTAAGAACAGAAAGAATACACCTGATAGAATGGAGTTGAGAAAGTACAACCCGATCTTGAAGAAGTATACGGTTCATAAAGAAATTAAATAA
- the rimO gene encoding 30S ribosomal protein S12 methylthiotransferase RimO, with the protein MKTKTLKKNKVNVVTLGCAKNIFDSEVMMAQLKANKFEVEHEAQQDDSEIVIINTCGFIDNAKEESIETILRYAEAKKEGQVEKVYVTGCLSERYKDDLENEIPEVDAYFGTKDLPKLLKTLKADYKKELVGERLLTTPSHYAYFKIAEGCDRPCSFCAIPLMRGKHKSTPIEELVEGAKKLAAKGVKELILIAQDLTYYGLDLYKKRELAKLINELSKVEGIEWIRLHYAYPSGFPMDVLDEIRDNDKVCLYLDMPLQHGSSRMLKAMRRGIDREKTTKLVREIREKVPNIAIRTTLIVGYPGETEADFQEMYDWVEEMRFDRLGVFPYSHEENTHAYNFEDDVPPEVKHERAEEIMDLQSGISYDLNQKKIGETYKVLFDRVEGDFFIGRTEFDSPDVDNEVLVKKTDDLFLRLGDFADVKITSADHYDLYGEVV; encoded by the coding sequence ATGAAAACGAAAACACTCAAAAAAAATAAGGTCAACGTGGTAACGCTGGGCTGTGCCAAAAACATCTTCGATTCTGAAGTGATGATGGCTCAGTTAAAAGCGAATAAGTTTGAAGTGGAACATGAAGCTCAACAGGATGATTCAGAAATTGTGATCATCAACACTTGTGGCTTTATTGATAATGCAAAAGAAGAGTCGATTGAGACAATTTTAAGATACGCAGAAGCGAAAAAAGAAGGACAGGTTGAGAAGGTATATGTAACGGGGTGCCTGAGTGAACGTTACAAAGATGATCTGGAAAATGAGATCCCTGAGGTAGACGCTTACTTCGGAACAAAGGATTTGCCGAAACTGCTGAAAACACTTAAAGCAGACTATAAGAAAGAGTTGGTCGGTGAGCGATTATTAACTACACCCAGTCATTATGCATACTTTAAAATTGCCGAAGGTTGTGATCGTCCTTGTTCGTTTTGTGCGATTCCCTTGATGAGAGGTAAGCATAAGTCCACACCAATTGAAGAGTTGGTGGAAGGGGCGAAGAAATTAGCAGCTAAAGGAGTAAAGGAGCTGATCTTGATCGCGCAGGATTTGACTTATTATGGTTTAGATCTCTATAAGAAAAGAGAACTTGCTAAGTTGATCAACGAGCTTTCAAAGGTGGAAGGAATCGAATGGATCAGGTTGCATTATGCTTATCCAAGCGGGTTTCCAATGGATGTGTTGGATGAGATCAGGGATAATGACAAGGTTTGTCTTTACCTGGATATGCCGTTACAACATGGTTCTTCTAGAATGCTCAAAGCAATGCGAAGAGGAATTGATCGTGAGAAAACGACAAAGTTGGTTCGTGAAATTCGAGAAAAGGTGCCCAATATTGCGATTCGCACAACATTGATTGTGGGCTATCCAGGCGAAACGGAAGCCGACTTTCAAGAAATGTACGATTGGGTGGAAGAAATGCGATTTGATCGCCTGGGCGTCTTCCCGTACTCGCATGAAGAGAATACGCATGCGTATAATTTTGAGGATGATGTTCCTCCCGAGGTAAAGCATGAACGCGCAGAAGAGATCATGGACTTGCAATCGGGTATTTCTTACGATTTGAATCAGAAGAAAATAGGAGAAACTTATAAAGTACTATTTGATCGGGTAGAAGGTGATTTCTTCATCGGAAGAACCGAGTTCGACTCTCCTGATGTAGATAATGAGGTTTTGGTCAAGAAAACAGATGATCTATTTTTGCGCTTAGGAGATTTTGCTGACGTGAAAATCACATCAGCAGATCACTACGATCTTTACGGAGAGGTCGTTTAA
- a CDS encoding NAD-dependent epimerase/dehydratase family protein, which produces MKRIIITGATGMVGKAVLFEAIEDERISEILLITRTSVGIEHSKVKELLISRFEELPNLDVSLTPYDACFHCMGVSSVGMSEKDFNQVTFKLTKILIDALHQANPAMTVSYVSGAGTDSSEKGKVMWARVKGKTENYILNKGFKNTYMIRLGGLLPEKGIKSKTRWYNAIYFITRPLFPLLKLSKNIITTTNFGQAMINTLFFPPEKEILENRDLNRLANKT; this is translated from the coding sequence ATGAAAAGAATTATCATCACAGGAGCTACCGGAATGGTTGGAAAAGCTGTTTTATTCGAAGCTATCGAAGACGAAAGGATATCCGAAATACTTCTTATCACCAGAACCTCAGTTGGCATAGAGCACTCTAAAGTGAAGGAATTACTCATCTCTCGTTTTGAAGAACTGCCGAATTTAGATGTTTCGTTGACACCATATGATGCTTGTTTTCATTGTATGGGAGTATCTTCTGTTGGCATGTCAGAAAAGGACTTCAACCAGGTGACTTTTAAGCTTACCAAAATCCTTATTGATGCTTTGCATCAGGCCAACCCTGCTATGACGGTCAGTTATGTTTCTGGCGCAGGAACAGACAGTTCTGAAAAAGGAAAAGTAATGTGGGCAAGAGTAAAAGGTAAAACAGAGAACTACATTTTAAACAAAGGGTTTAAAAACACCTACATGATCAGACTTGGAGGGCTACTTCCAGAAAAAGGAATTAAATCAAAAACAAGATGGTATAACGCCATTTATTTTATTACTCGACCTTTGTTTCCGTTATTGAAACTTTCCAAAAATATCATCACGACTACCAATTTTGGTCAGGCAATGATCAATACGCTTTTCTTCCCTCCAGAAAAGGAAATTTTAGAAAATAGAGATCTTAACCGTTTAGCTAATAAAACTTAA
- the ftsY gene encoding signal recognition particle-docking protein FtsY, protein MSWKSFFTREKKEDLDQGLEKTKKNFFGKIASSIAGKSKVDDEVLDDLEEILVSSDVSVETTLKIIDRIEERVARDKYVSTKELNGILKEEITALLEESNNEDAVDFEIPKVENGPFVLMVVGVNGVGKTTTIGKLAHQFKKKGLKVVLGASDTFRAAAVDQLKIWAERVDVPIVQQGMGADPASVAFDTLQSAKAQGADVVIVDTAGRLHNKINLMNELTKIKNVMKKVVPDAPHDVMLVLDGSTGQNAIEQAKQFTKATEVTSMALTKLDGTAKGGVVIGICDQFKIPVKYIGVGEGIEHLQVFNKTEFVDSLFKGSSLE, encoded by the coding sequence ATGAGCTGGAAAAGTTTTTTTACCCGGGAGAAAAAAGAAGATCTTGATCAGGGTTTAGAGAAGACCAAAAAGAATTTCTTCGGAAAGATTGCGTCCTCTATTGCTGGAAAATCAAAAGTAGATGATGAAGTCCTTGATGATCTGGAAGAAATACTCGTTTCTTCTGATGTAAGTGTTGAAACTACACTGAAGATCATTGACCGCATCGAAGAGCGAGTTGCTCGAGATAAATATGTCAGCACGAAGGAACTCAATGGTATTCTGAAAGAAGAGATTACAGCGCTTTTAGAGGAGTCAAATAATGAGGATGCAGTAGATTTTGAGATTCCCAAAGTAGAGAATGGTCCATTTGTACTCATGGTAGTTGGTGTAAATGGAGTTGGGAAAACAACGACCATTGGTAAGCTAGCTCATCAGTTTAAAAAGAAAGGATTGAAAGTAGTATTGGGAGCTTCTGATACGTTCCGAGCTGCAGCGGTTGATCAATTAAAAATCTGGGCAGAACGGGTAGATGTGCCTATTGTTCAGCAAGGAATGGGGGCAGACCCAGCTTCTGTTGCATTTGATACCTTGCAAAGTGCAAAAGCTCAAGGTGCTGATGTGGTGATTGTAGATACAGCTGGTAGATTACATAATAAGATCAACTTGATGAACGAGTTGACGAAGATCAAAAATGTGATGAAAAAAGTTGTGCCGGATGCTCCTCACGATGTGATGTTGGTGTTAGATGGAAGTACGGGTCAAAATGCAATTGAACAGGCTAAGCAATTTACAAAGGCTACGGAGGTAACTAGCATGGCGCTAACAAAATTAGATGGTACAGCAAAAGGAGGAGTCGTAATAGGAATTTGTGATCAATTTAAAATTCCGGTGAAATATATTGGTGTAGGTGAAGGGATTGAACACTTGCAAGTTTTCAATAAAACAGAGTTTGTAGATTCTTTGTTTAAAGGATCGAGTCTAGAGTAA
- a CDS encoding helical backbone metal receptor — protein MTYPVSINDQMNRELKIYSAPQRIISLVPSITELLYDLGLKEEVIGLTKFCIHPKSWCSTKTKVGGTKKLKTEQIKTLQPDLIIGNKEENTPEDIFELEKKFNVLMTDVNSFEDALEMIKLLGIACDRTLASSSLISRLQQLKVENDSSENRSAIYLIWNDPIYAVGRQTFINDMMRLAGFKNLIKTDRYPEITVEDIQNLNPELLLLSTEPFPFGNKHLSKFKTNLKNTHTIIVDGEMFSWYGSRLLQSFEYFNQLKTDLEPK, from the coding sequence ATGACTTATCCAGTTTCAATAAACGATCAGATGAACAGAGAGCTGAAGATCTACTCAGCACCTCAACGCATCATCTCTCTAGTTCCATCCATAACAGAATTACTTTATGATCTCGGGCTTAAGGAAGAAGTTATCGGCCTAACCAAATTTTGCATCCATCCTAAATCATGGTGCAGCACAAAAACAAAGGTCGGAGGAACTAAAAAGCTAAAAACAGAGCAAATTAAAACACTTCAACCAGACCTTATTATCGGAAATAAAGAAGAGAATACTCCTGAAGACATTTTTGAGCTTGAAAAAAAGTTCAACGTACTAATGACAGATGTGAATAGCTTTGAAGATGCTTTAGAGATGATCAAACTCCTTGGCATTGCATGCGACAGAACATTGGCGAGTTCAAGTTTAATCTCTCGGCTGCAGCAATTGAAAGTAGAAAATGACTCTTCCGAGAACAGAAGTGCTATTTACCTCATTTGGAATGATCCAATCTACGCAGTTGGCCGACAAACATTTATTAACGATATGATGCGCCTGGCTGGTTTCAAAAATCTAATCAAAACAGACAGATACCCTGAAATAACTGTTGAAGATATTCAGAATCTTAATCCTGAACTACTACTTCTTTCAACAGAGCCTTTTCCCTTCGGAAACAAGCATTTATCAAAATTTAAAACTAATTTAAAAAATACTCACACCATCATTGTAGATGGGGAAATGTTTAGCTGGTATGGATCAAGACTACTTCAGTCCTTTGAATATTTCAACCAATTAAAAACAGACTTGGAACCAAAATGA
- a CDS encoding CaiB/BaiF CoA transferase family protein: MEIFKDLKVVELASVLAGPSVGMFFAELGADVVKFENKLTGGDVTRNWRVANEPKKGQSAYFSSVNFNKKHFLVNFNDQNDLDKVLEAIYDADIVVCNFKEGYDKKFGLDYASLKASNPKLIYAQVGGYASLPDKVAFDVVLQAETGYMFMNGQKTSPPTKLPLAFMDILAAHQLKEGILVALLKRSVSGKGCHVNTTLEESAIASLVNQASNYLMADHIPTRIGSLHPNIAPYGELFETKDDALIVLAIGSDQQFKKLCNLLGSDLYQNEKFLSNQDRVLHRSELEQALIPLFKAINSDEFIRQCIGAQVPIGKVKNLAEVFASPFAKSMILEEEVNGQLTKRVKSVAFSIRD, from the coding sequence ATGGAAATTTTTAAAGATCTTAAGGTTGTTGAACTAGCGAGTGTATTAGCAGGTCCTTCTGTAGGAATGTTTTTTGCCGAACTTGGTGCGGATGTCGTAAAGTTCGAAAATAAGCTAACAGGAGGGGATGTCACCAGAAACTGGCGAGTTGCTAATGAACCAAAAAAGGGTCAATCCGCTTATTTTTCGAGTGTTAACTTCAACAAAAAGCATTTCCTTGTCAATTTCAATGATCAAAACGATCTGGACAAAGTATTGGAAGCCATTTACGATGCAGACATTGTTGTTTGTAACTTTAAAGAAGGATATGATAAAAAGTTCGGACTCGATTATGCTTCTTTGAAAGCCTCTAATCCTAAGCTCATTTATGCTCAAGTTGGCGGGTATGCCTCCCTACCAGACAAGGTAGCTTTTGATGTGGTTCTTCAGGCAGAAACAGGCTATATGTTTATGAACGGTCAGAAAACCAGTCCTCCCACCAAGTTACCTCTTGCTTTCATGGATATTCTAGCAGCCCATCAACTCAAAGAAGGCATTCTTGTAGCTTTATTGAAGCGATCCGTTTCAGGGAAAGGGTGCCATGTTAATACCACACTTGAAGAAAGTGCTATAGCTTCACTTGTAAATCAGGCTTCTAATTACCTAATGGCCGATCACATTCCGACTAGAATCGGAAGTTTACATCCAAACATAGCTCCTTATGGTGAACTTTTTGAAACGAAAGACGATGCGTTGATTGTACTTGCTATTGGAAGTGACCAACAATTTAAAAAACTATGTAATTTACTTGGCTCCGACCTCTACCAAAACGAAAAGTTCTTATCCAATCAAGATAGAGTTCTTCACCGATCAGAACTAGAGCAAGCGCTAATTCCACTTTTCAAAGCGATTAATAGTGATGAGTTTATTCGGCAATGCATAGGGGCTCAAGTGCCAATTGGAAAAGTTAAAAACTTAGCTGAAGTTTTTGCAAGTCCGTTTGCAAAGAGCATGATTTTGGAGGAAGAGGTGAACGGGCAGCTTACCAAAAGGGTAAAATCAGTTGCTTTCAGCATCCGCGATTAG
- a CDS encoding dihydroorotase → MNLLIKSATVIDPNSPYNNQTKDILILNGTVEKIGDNLSDESCEVITNNNLHISPGLVDMRSNLRTPGYEQHENFEAALKSAEAGGFTEICVMPSTLPALDNSSMVSQLIERSKKHKVTVHPIGAISQQLEGKELAEMFDMKQAGAVAFSDDKNPIKDANLMSRGLLYAKNFDGLIMSFPNETSISGHGQVHEGKISTTLGLEGIPALAEEINASRDLFLANYNEARIHLGPISCSNSVSMIAEAKSEGIKATSDIAAHQLWFTDADCTSFDSNYKVNPPFRSQEHIDDLIEGLKSGAIDVITSDHSPWDEEEKQKEFELAKFGITSLQTTFSASLTKLTKEIGLQSIIQKLSINPRTILQLDIPIVKEGFNANFVLFDPTETWTLKKEDILSKNKNTPFIGTTFTGKVIRTIHNRMD, encoded by the coding sequence ATGAATCTACTGATCAAGTCCGCCACGGTAATCGACCCCAACTCTCCTTACAACAATCAAACAAAAGACATCCTTATCCTTAACGGAACGGTTGAAAAAATTGGAGACAACCTCTCGGATGAGTCATGCGAGGTGATCACAAATAATAACCTCCATATCTCACCAGGGCTAGTTGACATGAGAAGCAACCTCAGAACACCTGGCTATGAGCAGCACGAAAACTTTGAAGCGGCACTAAAATCAGCTGAAGCAGGTGGCTTCACAGAAATCTGCGTAATGCCTAGCACTCTTCCCGCGTTAGACAACAGCAGCATGGTTTCGCAACTTATCGAAAGAAGTAAAAAGCACAAGGTAACAGTTCACCCTATCGGAGCGATTAGCCAACAACTTGAAGGGAAGGAATTGGCAGAGATGTTCGACATGAAACAAGCTGGAGCCGTTGCTTTTTCTGATGACAAAAACCCAATCAAAGATGCTAACCTCATGTCGAGAGGGCTGTTATATGCTAAAAATTTTGACGGTTTAATCATGTCTTTTCCTAATGAAACTTCTATTTCTGGACACGGACAGGTTCATGAAGGCAAAATAAGCACTACATTAGGTCTTGAAGGAATTCCCGCTCTTGCAGAGGAAATAAACGCATCGAGAGACCTGTTTTTGGCAAACTACAATGAAGCTAGGATACATTTAGGCCCAATATCATGCAGCAACTCCGTGAGTATGATCGCAGAAGCTAAGTCAGAAGGAATAAAAGCAACTAGTGACATCGCTGCTCACCAACTATGGTTTACAGATGCAGATTGCACCAGTTTTGATTCTAATTACAAAGTAAACCCTCCATTTCGCAGTCAAGAACATATCGATGACCTTATTGAAGGACTAAAGTCGGGAGCAATCGATGTGATCACCTCTGATCATTCACCCTGGGACGAAGAAGAGAAACAAAAAGAATTTGAGTTAGCAAAATTCGGAATCACTTCACTCCAAACAACTTTTAGCGCTTCTTTAACTAAACTAACAAAAGAGATTGGTTTACAATCGATTATTCAAAAACTATCAATCAACCCAAGAACTATTCTTCAGCTTGATATCCCAATTGTAAAGGAAGGGTTTAATGCAAATTTTGTACTGTTCGATCCAACAGAAACGTGGACATTAAAAAAAGAAGATATTCTTTCAAAGAACAAAAACACACCTTTTATTGGGACCACGTTTACAGGAAAGGTCATAAGAACTATTCACAACAGAATGGATTAG